In Sphingobacterium sp. SRCM116780, the genomic stretch AGGAATGGATCCTGAAACCTCAGCTGCTGGTTCCGGTGTTACGGGTTCAAGTTCTGTAGGTATTGACTTTAACGGTGTGCCTAATACAGCAGGAGTCATGTTTGGTTTAAACTTTAAATTTTAAGATAGAAAAGTCATGAATAAATATAAAAAAATAGTTTCACTACTACTGGTTTTGACTTTGTTTTCATCTTGTAGTAAAAATTGGTTAGATATCAATGTGGATCCGAATACACCTTCTAGTACTGTTGCTTCTGTACAGAGTAGGTTGGCATGGATCCAACATTATTATTTATATGCGCAAGGAACTGCTGGTACAAGAGCTGGATTTGTTACGCAACAATTAACATTTGTGAATAGTACAGCACAGCAAAGTATGGCAGCAGGATGGAACCCAATTGCGGGTATGTCCACGACACCTTATCAATTCTTTTTTGTTGGAGCGGGTTCCAATTTCAAAGATTTGGAAGAAAAAGCCACTGCGGAAAATGCCTATCATTATTTAGGAGCTTTGAAAGCGATTAAAGCAATGGGATTTATGTTGATGACGGATTGGTATGGCGAAATGCCTTATACTGAAGCGTTGGGAGAAATTAATACCCCTAAGTTTGATGATGGAAAAACCATTTATGAAGGGTGTCTCGCTGATATCGATAAGGCAATAGAGTATTTTAATAAAACGCAACCGAATACAGCTACCGCATTATCTGAAGGAGATAGCTGGAACGGAGGAGATGTTAATAAATGGTTGAAATTGTGCTATGGACTGAAAGCAAGATGGTTAAATAATTTATCTAAAAAATCTAGTCTATACAAACCTGATGATGTTTTAGCTGCATTAGCAAAAGCTCCTTTAGCAGTGGGTGAAAGTACTGTAGTTTCACATGTGGATGATCCTTCCGATAATATTGGAGATATTTTATTCGCTGATCCCGTAAAAACAGCTATTGTTTTTGATAATGCAGGTATGAACACCAACACACTTGTTACCAAATGGTATGAAGATTTGTTAATCAACTTTGATAATAAAGGGGTTGAAGATCCACGAGCGGATAAACTGCTTCCCTGGGCAGAATATGGCTATCCAAAGAAATTTGTTCGTTCCAAAGGTGTGGATATGCAGTCAAATATCCGCATGAATTCAGGGCCTATTACGCCTTCCTATAATGCAGAGAACACGGCTATTCAAAGTAATGGGCGTACCGTAGCTCCTCATTCTTGGTACGTAAATACAGCAAATAACGCTCGCTGGGGAGATACTGTATATGTATCTGTGAAGAGTAGCTCAAAAGGATACGATACCGATGTCTCGGATACCTATAAATGGAAAGATGGGGTAGTCGCTGCGTCCGGTACATTTTATTCACGTCCAGATGCACCGACACAT encodes the following:
- a CDS encoding SusD/RagB family nutrient-binding outer membrane lipoprotein, which produces MNKYKKIVSLLLVLTLFSSCSKNWLDINVDPNTPSSTVASVQSRLAWIQHYYLYAQGTAGTRAGFVTQQLTFVNSTAQQSMAAGWNPIAGMSTTPYQFFFVGAGSNFKDLEEKATAENAYHYLGALKAIKAMGFMLMTDWYGEMPYTEALGEINTPKFDDGKTIYEGCLADIDKAIEYFNKTQPNTATALSEGDSWNGGDVNKWLKLCYGLKARWLNNLSKKSSLYKPDDVLAALAKAPLAVGESTVVSHVDDPSDNIGDILFADPVKTAIVFDNAGMNTNTLVTKWYEDLLINFDNKGVEDPRADKLLPWAEYGYPKKFVRSKGVDMQSNIRMNSGPITPSYNAENTAIQSNGRTVAPHSWYVNTANNARWGDTVYVSVKSSSKGYDTDVSDTYKWKDGVVAASGTFYSRPDAPTHLLGYPEMCFIKAEVLFNKGDKAGAFSAYAAGIKGHIDLMNIKLNTYGNENVSKSPMAQNKIDDFLTKGIGTAADLTLAKIMTQKFIALSFSQQNWNDMRRYDFSNLVYPGWKVPYEYTATAAAQTKIPQGKQFRRVRQVSHEINYNADNLKASHPSALNDDIWSYPVWWDIKE